ACAAGTGGAGCAGTTAATCCTTGCGTCTTTCCTGGATGAAACGACAAAACAAAATTACTTGCAGGCTTATCAGGGCCGGCTCAAGCAGCTTCTAAAAACCTAGTTATTTCTATGGAAAAGCTTAATCAAAATACAGTATTAATTTGCCAGAAAATGTTGATAAAAATCCTCGATGACCGAATTATCAACATCGTAGACTCTCAGTGTCAATTAACGGCAAGTTTGTTGGACTCTCCCAGTCATTTCAGCCGGATAGTTCATAATTATTCTGATGATCGCAAAGGGTTTGTGGTTTGGAAGGATGATTTGGAGGAGAGGCTGGTTTGATTGCTCTTTTAAAGTTTTATGCTTTTTTCACCTCAGCGAAATCGCCCATTACCACTTAAAGCAAAAAGTGAGGGGGTTCACCCCTTGGCTGCAAATCCATGAGGCGGTTTAAGGAGCGGCGAGAGCCGGGGGAACGAGTGGCATCCAACATAGCAGCGAATTTTTTGAAACTAAAATCCAAAGCATTTAAATATGAAGACATTAAAGTATTTGTTGGTCATTAATTTGCTAGCCGTGAGACTGCTGGCGAGCGGACAAACTCCTGTTTTTGTTTCGGGAACTGAGGGTTATAAATCATTTCGTATTCCCGCGATCATCAGCGCGCAGAATGGGGAGCTGCTTGCTTTCGCGGAAGGCAGGGTAGGGGGCAGTGGTGATTTTGGCGATATTGACATTGTCATGAAACGCAGCAAGGACAAGGGCAAGACCTGGTCGAAGATCCAGGTGGTGGCCACTTATGAAAACTTGCAGGCCGGCAATCCAGCACCGGTAATGGACCTGACCGATCCGGCTTTTGCGAATGGCCGACTTTTCCTGTTTTTCAATACCGGGAACAACCACGAAGGTGAAGTAAGGAAAGGAAAAGGGCTGCGTGAAGTCTGGTATAAAACCTCCACCGATGGCGGGCTTACCTGGCAGCAGCCGGTCAATATCACCACCCAGGTCCATCGGCCGAAACAGCCCCAGACCAATGCAGCTTACAATTTTGAGCAAGACTGGCGAAGTTACGCCAATACGCCCGGGCACGGCATGCAACTATTGGAAGGCAGATATAAAGGACGCATTTACATTGCCGCCAACCACAGCGCTGGCGAGCCCAAAAGCAAGTTTACGGATTATCAGGCGCATGGATTTTACAGTGACGACCATGGAAAAACATTCAAGCTCAGCGAGACGATATCCATCGAAGGTTCCAATGAATCGACTGCCGCGGAAATATCAGGGGGCCGGCTGATGTTCAATTCGCGCAACCAGAAAGGCGATGTTCGGGCCAGGATCGTGGCCATCAGCTCTGATGGCGGCGCCAGCTGGGATACGACTTACTTCGAGCATAATTTGCCCGATCCGGTTTGCGAGGGCAGCATTTTGAGCATTGGCAAAAATAAAGGCAAGAACATGCTCGCATTCAGCAATGCGGCCGACACCAAAAACCGCGACAACCTCACGCTACGCATCAGTTTCGACGATGGCAGAACCTGGACCAGACAATACCTGGTCGATCAGAGCAAAAATGGAGAGAAGGATTACACCGCCTACTCAGACCTTGTCAAGACGGGCAAAAACAACATTGGGATATTGTATGAGCTGGACGGCTATAAATCCATTGTTTTTAAAGAGATTAATTGGAAACGGTAGGGCAGTCTTTTGATCTGCCCTGGGGGATTGAAACAGGTTGTGGTGGCGCACTTGGATCGCCACTGACCCAACACCCTATTGTTTCAACATCGGTTGAAATGCCAGTAGGGTGGCCGACCGCCAGATCCATTCCAAAGGCCCGTAGCGAAAGCGGGACATCCACCAATGGCTCATCAGAAGCTGGAAGATGAAAAATGGGAGGGAGAGCGATACGGCCCAGGCGGCACCGATTTCTCCCATTAGCCCCAGGCCGTACCCGTAAAAAACCAGCGTGCCGAACACGGATTGTAAAACATAATTGGTCAACGCCATTTTGCCTACCGATGCAAGATAGGAAACAATGAAATGCTGCGTGTACCTGTAAAAAAGCAGCGTAAAAGCGGAGAGGTAAAAGAATGTAAATGCAGCATTACTGCTATCGACCAGCAGATCGTAGAGGTAATTGTAATCCATCAGAAATGATGGATTTGTGATAACTTTCATTAGTATACGAAGGGAGTACAGTGTCACCATTGCTAAACCGCTATACAAGAAGAGTTTTCGAAATAATGGCAGATATTGGGGAATTAACTGAAATAATTGACGGCGTCCGGCATACAGGCCAAACAGAAAGAAGCCAAAGGTGACAAAGATGTTTCCGCTAAACCGCTGATAGCGTATTTTGACGGCAAGATCATCCAAGTTGACACGCGCAACCTCCCAATAGCTCCCATGTTTAAATACCTGATAATTAGCTTCAATGCGCTTATTGAATGCTTTTTTTGTCAGCTCACCCTCAGCCTTTGAGAATGCTGTTTCGGTAAGGTGAGTGTATATATCTTTGATCCGTATAGGCATATTTACAACCAGAAACAGCGCACAAATCAGGATCAGTGAAAATGATGCTTTACGAAAAGGGATCAGGGCAAACCCCACCACGGCATAAATAAGAAGAATGTCTCCCCGCCAGTGCAGGTTGTGGATAAAGCCAATCAGCCCAAGAATAATGAGCCGCCACATAAACCTGCGCAGGAAGACGCGTTCGGGTAATTTGGAACGCGTCACCATCAGGGCGAAGCTCAGCCCGAACAGGAAGGAAAATAAAGTGTAAAATTTTCCGCTGATCAAGCCATAAACGACTGATTTGGTAAAAGTATGAATAGCGTTGGCATGGTTGATTTGCTCCACCCAGTCGGGCACCGTGCCTCCATCGAACCAGCTTTTAGCATGGATGAGCAGAATTCCAAACAAGGCAAAACCTCGAAGTCCGTCAACTACCTGAATGCGGGCGGATTTCCCCGTGATTCTCTGGCTATCGGACAGCTCTTTATCGGAAACCATAAACTAAAACCGTTAAGTGAAGGGGGAGGGGGACGAATGCAGCCAATCCAAGTGTTTACCAGCTGCTTTTGAAACTTATGAATAATTCTGCTACCAAACCAGAATTAGTTCAGTAAATACTGTTTTAGCTAAGGCATTTCTTAAAGTTTGTGGGCGGCGATCGTTGATGTTTATATGATTGAGGGTGAAGATGTTCCATTATTATGCGTGGGCAATGTATCTGGAAGCCCAAACTAGTGCTGGCTTTTCTTTAATTGCTTGCTAGTTTGCCGTGAATGATCATGGCTCCATCCCGGTGGACCGAAGACGTAGCCGATTGCTGATTTCAGGTCAGGCGCTTTTGAAATATCACGCAAGATGGCGCGCCATTCATGAAAGGCGATCTGTAAGAGATTGTGACTTTCCAGGTTTTGAGTAATGCCATAGTGCGGCCGGCCTTCTTCTTCCTTGAAAGTACCAAACATCCGGTCCCAGATGATCAGAATCCCTGCGTGGTTTCGATCCAGATACTTGATATCCGAGCCATGATGAACGCGATGATGGGAGGGCGTATTGAATATAAACTCTAAAAAGGCAGGCAGCTTGCCAACCGCTTCCGTATGGATCCAGAATTGATAGATCAGGCTGGCTGTCTGCATGATGAAAACATCGACGGGGTCAAATCCGATGAACGGCATCCACAGGTAGAAGACAAATGCGCCGCTGATATTGCCCGTCCAGGTCTGCCTGAGGGCCGTGCCCAGATTGTAATACTGTGAAGAATGATGCACTACATGGGAAGCCCAGAAATATCGGACCATGTGGCTTGTCCTGTGAAACCAGTAGTAGCTAAAATCATCCGCAAAGAAAATAGCTACCCAGTACCACCAGGCACCTGGGTTCATGTCAAAAAGCCTGACCTGATACACCAGCACCAGGGCCCCGAAAACGACGGCTTTGGAAACCAGTCCGGTGATGACATTGCCTATCCCCATCGAAAGACTGCTGACTGTATCCCGCGTGTTATAATGGTGCTCATGTTTTTTCAGATACCTGAAATACAGTATCTCCACTACCAGTGAGAGCGCAAAAACCGGGATAGCATAATAAATGATGTCTTTCATGGAAGTAGCAAAGGGCATTTAAAGCCAACTTGCTGTAAAGTTAGAATTTGTTGGATAATTTCCTGCTACCAGTGGATGGAGATCCCAAGGTTAAATATGCATTTCGTCGATCAAACGCGGTGTTCGTCGCTGGTTGCCATTGGGCACTTCCAAGTTTGGAAACGAATCCCTAACCTTGCCCCGTCAATTAAAAAGCCATGAAAAAAATCTTAACTGCTACCGTTTTGCTCCTGGTGCTGCTGCTCAACGGATGTAAACCTGGTTCTGACAAAGACCCTTCATTTCAATTTGAAAAAGGATTTGGAAGCTCAAAAGAGCTCCCGGTTGGTTCACCTTTTAGCTGGCCCGCCGGGCTGCACATAGTGGGGCCGCTGATCACCGAGGACGAATGCTTCTACGAGGCCAAGCGCAAGCGCCGGCTTTTCGGTCATGGTGCGCAAGTGCAGATTTGCATGAACCTCTATAACGAAACGCAGACGCCAATTCGCCTGCATTTACCGCCCGGTCTGATGTTTGTCTCAAAAAGCCTGGACGTGCAGAATGGCTTGCTGATCAGCGGCGTGACGATTGAGGTGCCTGCCCAGGAGCAATTTTACGCAAATCTTTATATGATTTGTGTCAATACCAACCGCGCCTCTCCCGGTCATGATGAGTACGAAAAACAAGCCATCATCACAGACCATCCTGCGTTAAGAGAGTTGATCAAGCTGCTTGAAAACAAAAAATGCAACTTCGAAGATTATGGAAGTATTTACCTTGAACCGACCGCTTCACAAATCACTTATCAGATCAACGCTGCGGTCCACAACCTGATTTATGGAAAACCGGTGAAAGACCAGGTGATGGCCGAACTCCGTGCGATCCCTGAAAGATGAAGTTGTGACCAGCATACAACAAATTTTCATGCATGCCGCAACGGTTTTCATTCCAAATGGTGTCCTGAGAAATATAGACAATCCAAGTTTGAATTGCCTTTTCCAGTGATTCGTTGGTCTGTCCCGTTTCATCACTTACATTTTCTCAGCATGTTATGAAAACTTGTACGCTTCTTATTTGCTTGCTGCTCTCAACGACTGCCTCCTATGCTGCTGCCCAGTCAGGCGGCTATATTTCAGCGCCATTTACCGTATGCCTGGAAGCTGAAAATGCCAACAGCGATGCGCCCATTTCTCCTGATCCGAATGCCTCCGGCGGCTTGACACGCGGCACCCGGGATTCGGGCGATTACTTTGTTCAGTACCAGACCGACGTTCCCACTACCGGGAAGTACCTGGTGACTATCCGCTATTATGCAGAGCAAAATGCGCAGGTAAGTGTTTCGGTAAACGGCGGAACCCCGACCCAGCTTGAACTTCCGGCTTCGCATTCCTGGAACATTGTATGGAAGGAACATACCTTCGAGGTTGATCTGCCGAAAGGTAACAACTGGATCCGTATCAAAGAGCTCGCAGGGTCTGATGTCAGGCAGGATAAAGCCTGCTGGACCGAAAACGGTCCAAGCGACCCGGAGGAGGAAACACCCGTCGATTGTAACTACGTGGTCGGATCGATCGTAAGTGATCTGTATCCATCGTGCGGGCAGGGAATTGCGGTCAGTGCCGATTGTGGCGGGAACTGCGCCGGCCTCACATACAAATGGAGTGGTCCGGGAGTGGATGCCTCAGGAGCTTCTATCAGCTTTTATGCACCTTCTGAAAATGGTACATTCACCTATACCAGGACCAGTTCGAAACCAGGTTGTGCCGATCAAACCAGCGATTTCAAATTGACTATCACTGATTGCGGCCAGGGACCATTCCAGATATGCCTGGAAGCCGAAGACGCTGGCGGAACAGGGCCCGTGACCGAGGACCCCAATGCATCGGGCGGTAAGACAAGAGGCGCACAGGACAGGGATGACTACACCGTATATTATGTAGTGCACGATGTGCAGACCGAGGGCCCGCACGCAGTTACATTCCGGTATTATGCCCCAGCAAATACAGCGGTTGAAGTCAAAATCAATGACGAGATCCAGCCGCACAAAATAGAGCTTCCGGCCTCGAATTCATGGAATATAGTTTGGAAAGAATATACCGTCCTTTTTACGCTCAAAAAAGGGCTCAATGTCATCTTTGTGAAAGGGTTGCCTGGATACAGTCCGGTTCGGCATGATAAAATATGCATCGAGCAGATGCCCGGCATTCCTCCTGGCTGCGATTTTGCGGTTACGGCCCAGGCCTCTACATCGACTCCCCAATGCGGCGCCCAGGTTACCCTGTCGGCCAATTGCACAGGGCCCGATTGTGCGGGTATCTTCTACAACTGGACAGGTGCCAATGGTTTTGCACGTTATACACAGAATATTGATGTTACTGCGCCGTCTGTCAATGGATCGGACGGCTACAATGTTGCCGCCGGGAAAGATGGATGCGCTTACAAAAATGCCTTTGTTGGCTTCACCGTAACCAACTGTCCGCCTGTCGACGAGCCGTTCAGTGCCTGCATTGAAGCGGAGCAATCGGCCAGTAACGGGCCAGGGTCGGATGATCCCAATGCCTCGAACGGTCAGACCCGCGGAGCGCAAAATAACTATAATTATTTTGTAGACTACCAGGTGAAGGGAATAACGAAAGCAGGCTTTTTCCCGGTGACGCTGCGCTACTATGCGGCGTCCAATGCGCAGGTTAGCGTATCGGTAAATGGTACCGTGGTGATCCCTACCTTGAACCTGGCTTCTACACACAGCTGGAACATTGTTGCGCGGGAGGAAACATTCTACATCACATTGTTTGAAAACATGAACACCATCCGTATTGAGGGCCTGCCCGGTGCGGCAATTCGTCAGGATAAGATTTGCATCGGGCCTGACCAAAATGTTTATACCAGAATGGCAGCGCCGGGTGCTTTGGAAATGCAAAGCGATACCCCTTCGCTGCAAGCTTTTCCTAACCCCGCCCACGGCGAATTCAAAGCCGTATT
The genomic region above belongs to Dyadobacter pollutisoli and contains:
- a CDS encoding sialidase family protein, yielding MKTLKYLLVINLLAVRLLASGQTPVFVSGTEGYKSFRIPAIISAQNGELLAFAEGRVGGSGDFGDIDIVMKRSKDKGKTWSKIQVVATYENLQAGNPAPVMDLTDPAFANGRLFLFFNTGNNHEGEVRKGKGLREVWYKTSTDGGLTWQQPVNITTQVHRPKQPQTNAAYNFEQDWRSYANTPGHGMQLLEGRYKGRIYIAANHSAGEPKSKFTDYQAHGFYSDDHGKTFKLSETISIEGSNESTAAEISGGRLMFNSRNQKGDVRARIVAISSDGGASWDTTYFEHNLPDPVCEGSILSIGKNKGKNMLAFSNAADTKNRDNLTLRISFDDGRTWTRQYLVDQSKNGEKDYTAYSDLVKTGKNNIGILYELDGYKSIVFKEINWKR
- a CDS encoding DUF418 domain-containing protein — its product is MVSDKELSDSQRITGKSARIQVVDGLRGFALFGILLIHAKSWFDGGTVPDWVEQINHANAIHTFTKSVVYGLISGKFYTLFSFLFGLSFALMVTRSKLPERVFLRRFMWRLIILGLIGFIHNLHWRGDILLIYAVVGFALIPFRKASFSLILICALFLVVNMPIRIKDIYTHLTETAFSKAEGELTKKAFNKRIEANYQVFKHGSYWEVARVNLDDLAVKIRYQRFSGNIFVTFGFFLFGLYAGRRQLFQLIPQYLPLFRKLFLYSGLAMVTLYSLRILMKVITNPSFLMDYNYLYDLLVDSSNAAFTFFYLSAFTLLFYRYTQHFIVSYLASVGKMALTNYVLQSVFGTLVFYGYGLGLMGEIGAAWAVSLSLPFFIFQLLMSHWWMSRFRYGPLEWIWRSATLLAFQPMLKQ
- a CDS encoding sterol desaturase family protein; this encodes MPFATSMKDIIYYAIPVFALSLVVEILYFRYLKKHEHHYNTRDTVSSLSMGIGNVITGLVSKAVVFGALVLVYQVRLFDMNPGAWWYWVAIFFADDFSYYWFHRTSHMVRYFWASHVVHHSSQYYNLGTALRQTWTGNISGAFVFYLWMPFIGFDPVDVFIMQTASLIYQFWIHTEAVGKLPAFLEFIFNTPSHHRVHHGSDIKYLDRNHAGILIIWDRMFGTFKEEEGRPHYGITQNLESHNLLQIAFHEWRAILRDISKAPDLKSAIGYVFGPPGWSHDHSRQTSKQLKKSQH
- a CDS encoding T9SS type A sorting domain-containing protein: MKTCTLLICLLLSTTASYAAAQSGGYISAPFTVCLEAENANSDAPISPDPNASGGLTRGTRDSGDYFVQYQTDVPTTGKYLVTIRYYAEQNAQVSVSVNGGTPTQLELPASHSWNIVWKEHTFEVDLPKGNNWIRIKELAGSDVRQDKACWTENGPSDPEEETPVDCNYVVGSIVSDLYPSCGQGIAVSADCGGNCAGLTYKWSGPGVDASGASISFYAPSENGTFTYTRTSSKPGCADQTSDFKLTITDCGQGPFQICLEAEDAGGTGPVTEDPNASGGKTRGAQDRDDYTVYYVVHDVQTEGPHAVTFRYYAPANTAVEVKINDEIQPHKIELPASNSWNIVWKEYTVLFTLKKGLNVIFVKGLPGYSPVRHDKICIEQMPGIPPGCDFAVTAQASTSTPQCGAQVTLSANCTGPDCAGIFYNWTGANGFARYTQNIDVTAPSVNGSDGYNVAAGKDGCAYKNAFVGFTVTNCPPVDEPFSACIEAEQSASNGPGSDDPNASNGQTRGAQNNYNYFVDYQVKGITKAGFFPVTLRYYAASNAQVSVSVNGTVVIPTLNLASTHSWNIVAREETFYITLFENMNTIRIEGLPGAAIRQDKICIGPDQNVYTRMAAPGALEMQSDTPSLQAFPNPAHGEFKAVFQLPVGVLGTLRITDTQGRVWHERVVKGKGANQERIALPGAPEGIYLLQVKKPDSVEIKKILLTR